The Falco peregrinus isolate bFalPer1 chromosome 9, bFalPer1.pri, whole genome shotgun sequence genome includes a window with the following:
- the LOC101916624 gene encoding rho GTPase-activating protein 39-like isoform X3: MAERETPTHWQPLPGTKAAMLVKVNSLRKMQSSSNSLLQLQSAPEPNSQNSLPKPAIYAQPQSMSQSPGATKQTPTGETQQSMQVKKTENGGFCLVLMNGPTSRTPPRSQTGTPQPTSPKYASPAPIYDEPSLESPIYDEPPVDMDTESIGISRISPPRSPSNSLKKQLQPTKLLQYPGMQQQQAAKKHARNPSSTEYSPAGKEYIKHMVNVDQSCKLSHSSTATSDASTKLPGQLTSKDSFKQSWRILEANVLKNMEALHSRQSSLQAQEYPAGISHQDSGYSTGPSPSLRKRKGRRQGTGQGRPGSVGSSSELTALNDKLIAEMRAVVGRSAACRGSKASLDAESLESSITAESNKVRFQSDHLKKCISQSSRDDVSASNRSLYRQGLDSRGSFPNEVAAPQDTVRQKRTFEKIDSLEKNVTSQTSLASSDATCHSSQPRTIELDPKQESSGQPGGCVGYNFPYNTLRKPISQSSMADWASKNLNMHTQGIFRRRISISNMLSWNGGSIKKPMLITSNHTIKKEACEMFKLVQSYMGDRQTRMDRNHVALVTVTKCWSMQGLRDELYIQLIRQTTDNTCYRSLAWGWELMAISLAFFSPSPKFQSYLEGYIYRHLDSDENIAQRIKELVDLKNKKNSKSRKKRKQNTEDEGLPISTYAKYCYRKLQKVAVTGGKKGLRKPTVEEITHARNAIVTPSLFGSSLEEIMLRQQDMYPGNKLPWVQTQLSQQVLALGGEQTEGIFRIPGDIDEVNALKLQVDQWRIPSSLGDPNIPASLLKLWYRELEEPVIPQQFYKECISNYENPDAAVAVVQLLPELNRLVLCYLIHFLQIFAQPSNVGRTKMDVNNLAMVMAPNCLRCQSDDPRIIFENTRKEMSFLRMLIVHLDTSFIRGLV, from the exons GGAGACTCCTACCCactggcagcctctgccaggcaCGAAAGCAGCCATGTTGGTCAAAGTGAACAGTTTGAGGAAGATGCAGAGCTCTTCAAACAGtttgcttcagctgcagagtgCTCCAGAGCCCAACAGCCAAAATTCTCTTCCAAAACCAGCCATATATGCTCAGCCTCAGTCCATGTCCCAGAGCCCTGGTGCCACAAAGCAAACGCCTACAGGAGAAACACAGCAGTCTATGCAGGTCAAAAAGACAGAGAATGGTGGGTTTTGCCTGGTGCTGATGAATGGTCCGACTTCTCGAACACCTCCAAGGAGCCAGACAGGAACACCCCAGCCTACATCCCCCAAGTATGCCTCCCCTGCACCTATATACGATGAGCCATCTTTAGAGTCTCCAATTTATGATGAGCCACCAGTAGATATGGACACTGAAAGCATCGGTATCAGTAGGATTTCTCCACCAAGGTCACCAAGCAATAGcttaaaaaagcagctgcaacCAACCAAATTATTACAGTATCCAGGTATGCAACAGCAGCAAGCTGCAAAGAAGCATGCAAGAAATCCTTCTTCAACTGAATACAGTCCAGCTGGCAAAGAATATATAAAACACATGGTCAATGTTGATCAGTCTTGCAAACTCTCCCACTCTTCTACTGCAACATCGGATGCCTCTACTAAACTGCCTGGTCAGCTTACTTCAAAGGACAGCTTCAAGCAGTCTTGGAGGATCTTGGAAGCCAACGTCCTCAAGAACATGGAAGCCCTCCACAGTCggcagagcagcctgcaagCTCAAGAGTACCCAGCTGGTATAAGCCATCAGGATTCTGGTTATTCAACTGGTCCTTCTCCAAGtttgagaaaaaggaagggaaggaggcaaGGGACAGGTCAAGGAAGACCTGGCTCTGTGGGCAGCAGTAGTGAGCTCACAGCTTTGAATGATAAGCTCATCGCTGAGATgcgtgctgtggtgggcaggtCAGCAGCTTGCAGGGGAAGCAAAGCCAGCCTTGATGCTGAAAGTCTGGagagcagcatcacagcagagAGCAACAAAGTCAGATTTCAGTCTGACCACTTGAAAAAATGCATCAGCCAGAGCTCAAGGGACGACGTCTCAGCTAGCAATAGGTCTCTGTATAGACAGGGCCTGGACAGCAGGGGCAGCTTTCCCAATGAAGTGGCTGCTCCACAGGACACAGTGAGGCAGAAGAGGACTTTTGAGAAAATAGATtctctagaaaaaaatgtgaccAGCCAGACAAGCTTGGCTTCATCAGATGCTACATGCCACTCCTCCCAG CCCAGGACAATAGAATTGGACCCCAAGCAGGAGAGCAGTGGCCAGCCTGGTGGCTGTGTAGGATATAATTTCCCTTACAATACTCTACGGAAGCCCATATCTCAGAGCAGCATGGCAGACTGGGCTTCTAAAAACCTGAACATGCACACGCAGGGAATCTTCCGCCGAAGGATCTCTATCTCCAACATGCTGTCCTGGAATGGTGGCTCTATCAAAAAGCCAATGCTTATCACTAGCAACCACACCATCAAAAAAGAGGCATGTGAGATGTTCAAACTGGTACAGAGCTACATGGGAGATCGTCAGACTCGCATGGACCGCAATCATGTGGCATTGGTCACAGTCACCAAGTGCTGGAGCATGCAAGGTTTACGGGATGAACTCTACATACAATTGATCCGGCAGACAACAGATAATACATGCTACCGAAGTctggcatggggctgggaaCTGATGGCCATAAGTTTGGCCTTTTTCTCCCCATCACCCAAATTTCAGTCTTACCTGGAAGGTTACATTTATCGCCACCTTGACAGTGATGAAAACA ttgCCCAGCGCATCAAGGAGCTTGTGgatctgaaaaacaagaagaactcaaaatccaggaaaaagaggaaacaaaacaccGAGGATGAAG GCCTGCCCATCAGCACCTATGCTAAATACTGCTACCGGAAGCTCCAGAAAGTAGCTGTCACCGGAGGCAAAAAG GGCCTCCGTAAACCAACAGTGGAAGAGATAACACATGCCAGGAATGCCATCGTGACTCCATCACTCTTCGGCAGCTCCCTGGAGGAAATCATGCTACGGCAGCAGGACATGTACCCGGGTAACAAGCTGCCCTGGGTGCAGACGCAGCTATCACAGCAGGTCCTGGCTCTGGGAGGAGAACAGACGGAAGGGATTTTCAG GATACCTGGTGACATAGATGAAGTCAATGCATTGAAGTTGCAGGTGGATCAGTGGAGAATCCCAAGCAGCCTTGGTGATCCAAACATCCCAG CCTCTCTTCTCAAGCTTTGGTATCGGGAGCTGGAGGAGCCTGTGATCCCCCAGCAGTTCTACAAAGAGTGTATCAGCAACTACGAGAACCCtgatgctgctgtggctgtAGTGCAACTTTTGCCGGAGCTCAACAGGCTGGTGCTGTGTTACCTCATACACTTCCTGCAG ATCTTTGCTCAGCCATCAAATGTGGGCAGAACGAAGATGGATGTGAATAACCTGGCCATGGTGATGGCCCCCAATTGCCTGCGCTGCCAGTCTGATGACCCTCGCATTATCTTTGAGAACACACGcaaagaaatgtcttttcttcGCATGCTGATAGTGCACTTGGACACAAGCTTCATCAGAGGGCTGGTTTGA